A window of Taeniopygia guttata chromosome 14, bTaeGut7.mat, whole genome shotgun sequence contains these coding sequences:
- the BRAT1 gene encoding BRCA1-associated ATM activator 1 isoform X1: MCDPQSRFVARARRRFAMTRECAVLLPGVCAALADPRQPGLDDTCLEKLLDWFRSLTWFDPTVELVRDNPCVTELISSVLALPDPSPSILAFTLQLAGILASSESRFQLLQQEKLLGRLFGREGPRGGAAWEDASVRSAWLKGVHSMLHHLPALHCLCSTGGMDVIFTLQGDPSLFVASAASQLLVHMLTFSVDSETPKALSTEDCDWPPCAQMIVNHIKESLQSSSTSDIEQSLKLLSSLFGSCFGSCYAAWTEVLWLDIAKHIESFLLEETLQAQPVLASLLLNVARSPVFCGTEGSFWALVTSALEHLTPVQAAPLAVGLLKLCKCPQDVRIQALTVLLQPMDCILRAASQPLECAGLLDESVSDPVTVESLLSSKTSCAGLLCQTLAHLEKLLSLKHLIVDLPSVSLLHSLMTILQLCNGFLSPASPLGSTISRNLINSFRVQKSALDVLAALSEKKDCDTLIGSLFDVLLAYLQSPNTNPTVLKKTFQATSKWLVHLQELSSSRSQWQQTEKILEDVFVVLQKRLCSPCWEVRDSSLEFLTSMVKCLREQKEFRQCLLSSEVLRLTENLLEDPESYVRASAVTALGHLALITCFAPESPVIGNLYNKESIVAKLQEILSTDSEGFPRRAVISTFTKWLREGCTGQLEDTEQFVSRVIQTVEHDLDWEVRLGGLELVEVFCSQTICQLSQCPYAPVSSALKNSTPQNELLQVFCRAKLFGFLFGSLCDCDKPVGQRACDVLLGLRGHFYPVSTLENPQEIEDSPAGRGIAWLQRTLRQGSLAQNFPTDGGVGVDFQDPESMMLALGAIDLLELHDELNKSSDHVEESPQSLLQDILATLGTTEDNEVDCY, from the exons ATGTGTGACCCCCAGTCCCGCTTCGTGGCCCGGGCCCGCCGCCGCTTCGCCATGACCCGCGAGTGCGCCGTGCTGCTGCCCGGAGTCTGCGCCGCCCTGGCCGACCCGCGGCAGCCCGGCCTCGATGACAcctgcctggagaagctgctggacTGGTTCCGCAGCCTGACGTGGTTCG ATCCCACTGTGGAGCTGGTGCGGGACAACCCGTGTGTGACAGAGCTCATTAGCTCCGTGCTGGCCCTGCCGGaccccagccccagcatccTGGCCTTCACCCTGCAGTTAGCCGGGATCCTCGCCTCCTCCGAAAGCCgcttccagctcctgcag caggagaagctgctggggaGGCTCTTTGGCCGGGAGGGGCCCCGGGGCGGCGCGGCGTGGGAGGACGCGTCGGTGCGCAGCGCCTGGCTGAAGGGAGTGCACAGCATGCTCCAccacctgcctgccctgcactgcctctgctccacgg GAGGCATGGATGTGATCTTCACTCTGCAAGGGGATCCCAGCCTGTTTGTGGCTTCAgctgccagccagctcctggTGCACATGCTCACCTTCTCCGTAGACTCTGAAACACCAAAAGCTCTCAGTACCGAGGACTGTGACTGGCCACCATGTGCCCAGATGATTGTAAACCACATAAAAGAGTCACTTCAGTCCAGCTCTACCTCTGACATCGAGCAGTCACTGAAGCTGTTGAGCAGTTTGTTTGGCAGTTGTTTTGGCAGTTGTTATGCTGCATGGACTGAAGTTCTTTGGTTAGACATAGCAAAGCACATAGAATCCTTTCTGCTGGAGGAGACTCTTCAAGCACAGCCCGTGCTGGCAAGTCTTTTGCTTAACGTGGCACG ATCCCCTGTGTTTTGTGGCACTGAAGGCAGCTTTTGGGCATTAGTAACTTCTGCTCTGGAACACTTAACCCCAGTACAAGCAGCTCCTCTGGCAGTGGGACTTTTGAAGCTCTGCAAATG CCCACAAGATGTCAGGATTCAGGCACTGACTGTTCTGCTTCAGCCAATGGACTGTATTTTGAGAGCAGCCTCCCAGCCTCTGGAATGTGCAG GCTTGCTGGATGAGTCTGTCAGTGATCCTGTCACTGTTGAAAGTCTTCTGTCCTCCAAGACATCTTGTGCCGGTCTCCTGTGTCAGACACTCGCTcacctggagaagctgctgtcTCTG AAACATTTAATAGTGGATTTACCCAGTGTGTCTTTGCTGCACTCTCTCATGACAATATTACAACTCTGCAATGGCTTCCTGAGCCCAGCTTCTCCCCTGGGAAGCACAATAAGCCGTAATTTGATCAATTCCTTCAGAGTGCAAAAGTCAGCTCTTGATGTCCTTGCAGCACTCTCAGAGAAAAAAG aCTGTGACACTCTCATAGGAAGTTTATTTGATGTCCTTCTGGCATATCTGCAGAGTCCAAACACCAACCCTACT GTTCTAAAGAAAACCTTTCAAGCTACATCCAAGTGGTTGGTGCACTTGCAGGAACTATCCTCCTCCAGAAGTCAGTGGCAACAAACAGAGAAGATTTTGGAAG ATGTGTTTGTGGTGCTGCAGAAACGTTTGTGCAGTCCTTGCTGGGAAGTAAGAGATTCTTCCCTGGAGTTCCTCACTTCCATGGTTAAGTGCTTGAGAG AGCAGAAGGAGTTCAGGCAGTGTCTCCTGTCCTCAGAGGTGCTGAGGCTCACAGAAAACCTGCTGGAGGACCCAGAGAGCTACGTGCGAGCGAGCGCCGTGACTGCGCTGGGACACCTGGCCCTCATTACTTGCTTTGCTCCAGAGTCACCTGTCATAGGCAATCTATATAACAAAGAG AGCATCGTAGCAAAACTTCAGGAAATCTTGTCAACAGACTCAGAGGGCTTTCCTAGGAGGGCTGTGATCAGCACCTTCACCAAGTGGCTGAGAGAAGGCTGCACAGGTCAGCTGGAAGATACAGAACAGTTTGTCTCTAGAGTCATCCAGACTGTGGAGCATGACTTAGACTGGGAAGTCAGACTTGGTGGTTTGGAGCTGGTTGAAGTTTTCTGTAGTCAGACCATTTGCCAGCTTTCCCAGTGTCCCTATGCTCCTGTCTCCTCTGCACTCAAAAATTCCACCCCTCAGAAcgagctgctgcaggtgttcTGTCGAGCAaagctgtttgggtttttgtttggctCTTTGTGTGACTGTGACAAACCCGTGGGGCAGAGAGCCTGTGATGTGCTGCTTGGCTTGAGAGGTCATTTCTACCCCGTGAGTACTTTGGAGAATCCACAGGAGATTGAAGATTCACCTGCAGGACGTGGCATTGCCTGGTTACAGAGGACACTGAGACAGGGTTCTCTGGCTCAGAATTTCCCCACAGATGGTGGTGTCGGGGTGGATTTCCAAGATCCGGAGAGCATGATGTTAGCTTTGGGTGCAATAGACTTACTGGAGCTGCATGATGAGCTAAATAAAAGCAGTGACCATGTGGAAGAAAGCCCTCAGTCCCTCTTACAGGACATCCTTGCTACTCTGGGGACCACAGAGGATAATGAGGTTGACTGTTACTGA
- the BRAT1 gene encoding BRCA1-associated ATM activator 1 isoform X2: MCDPQSRFVARARRRFAMTRECAVLLPGVCAALADPRQPGLDDTCLEKLLDWFRSLTWFDPTVELVRDNPCVTELISSVLALPDPSPSILAFTLQLAGILASSESRFQLLQEKLLGRLFGREGPRGGAAWEDASVRSAWLKGVHSMLHHLPALHCLCSTGGMDVIFTLQGDPSLFVASAASQLLVHMLTFSVDSETPKALSTEDCDWPPCAQMIVNHIKESLQSSSTSDIEQSLKLLSSLFGSCFGSCYAAWTEVLWLDIAKHIESFLLEETLQAQPVLASLLLNVARSPVFCGTEGSFWALVTSALEHLTPVQAAPLAVGLLKLCKCPQDVRIQALTVLLQPMDCILRAASQPLECAGLLDESVSDPVTVESLLSSKTSCAGLLCQTLAHLEKLLSLKHLIVDLPSVSLLHSLMTILQLCNGFLSPASPLGSTISRNLINSFRVQKSALDVLAALSEKKDCDTLIGSLFDVLLAYLQSPNTNPTVLKKTFQATSKWLVHLQELSSSRSQWQQTEKILEDVFVVLQKRLCSPCWEVRDSSLEFLTSMVKCLREQKEFRQCLLSSEVLRLTENLLEDPESYVRASAVTALGHLALITCFAPESPVIGNLYNKESIVAKLQEILSTDSEGFPRRAVISTFTKWLREGCTGQLEDTEQFVSRVIQTVEHDLDWEVRLGGLELVEVFCSQTICQLSQCPYAPVSSALKNSTPQNELLQVFCRAKLFGFLFGSLCDCDKPVGQRACDVLLGLRGHFYPVSTLENPQEIEDSPAGRGIAWLQRTLRQGSLAQNFPTDGGVGVDFQDPESMMLALGAIDLLELHDELNKSSDHVEESPQSLLQDILATLGTTEDNEVDCY, encoded by the exons ATGTGTGACCCCCAGTCCCGCTTCGTGGCCCGGGCCCGCCGCCGCTTCGCCATGACCCGCGAGTGCGCCGTGCTGCTGCCCGGAGTCTGCGCCGCCCTGGCCGACCCGCGGCAGCCCGGCCTCGATGACAcctgcctggagaagctgctggacTGGTTCCGCAGCCTGACGTGGTTCG ATCCCACTGTGGAGCTGGTGCGGGACAACCCGTGTGTGACAGAGCTCATTAGCTCCGTGCTGGCCCTGCCGGaccccagccccagcatccTGGCCTTCACCCTGCAGTTAGCCGGGATCCTCGCCTCCTCCGAAAGCCgcttccagctcctgcag gagaagctgctggggaGGCTCTTTGGCCGGGAGGGGCCCCGGGGCGGCGCGGCGTGGGAGGACGCGTCGGTGCGCAGCGCCTGGCTGAAGGGAGTGCACAGCATGCTCCAccacctgcctgccctgcactgcctctgctccacgg GAGGCATGGATGTGATCTTCACTCTGCAAGGGGATCCCAGCCTGTTTGTGGCTTCAgctgccagccagctcctggTGCACATGCTCACCTTCTCCGTAGACTCTGAAACACCAAAAGCTCTCAGTACCGAGGACTGTGACTGGCCACCATGTGCCCAGATGATTGTAAACCACATAAAAGAGTCACTTCAGTCCAGCTCTACCTCTGACATCGAGCAGTCACTGAAGCTGTTGAGCAGTTTGTTTGGCAGTTGTTTTGGCAGTTGTTATGCTGCATGGACTGAAGTTCTTTGGTTAGACATAGCAAAGCACATAGAATCCTTTCTGCTGGAGGAGACTCTTCAAGCACAGCCCGTGCTGGCAAGTCTTTTGCTTAACGTGGCACG ATCCCCTGTGTTTTGTGGCACTGAAGGCAGCTTTTGGGCATTAGTAACTTCTGCTCTGGAACACTTAACCCCAGTACAAGCAGCTCCTCTGGCAGTGGGACTTTTGAAGCTCTGCAAATG CCCACAAGATGTCAGGATTCAGGCACTGACTGTTCTGCTTCAGCCAATGGACTGTATTTTGAGAGCAGCCTCCCAGCCTCTGGAATGTGCAG GCTTGCTGGATGAGTCTGTCAGTGATCCTGTCACTGTTGAAAGTCTTCTGTCCTCCAAGACATCTTGTGCCGGTCTCCTGTGTCAGACACTCGCTcacctggagaagctgctgtcTCTG AAACATTTAATAGTGGATTTACCCAGTGTGTCTTTGCTGCACTCTCTCATGACAATATTACAACTCTGCAATGGCTTCCTGAGCCCAGCTTCTCCCCTGGGAAGCACAATAAGCCGTAATTTGATCAATTCCTTCAGAGTGCAAAAGTCAGCTCTTGATGTCCTTGCAGCACTCTCAGAGAAAAAAG aCTGTGACACTCTCATAGGAAGTTTATTTGATGTCCTTCTGGCATATCTGCAGAGTCCAAACACCAACCCTACT GTTCTAAAGAAAACCTTTCAAGCTACATCCAAGTGGTTGGTGCACTTGCAGGAACTATCCTCCTCCAGAAGTCAGTGGCAACAAACAGAGAAGATTTTGGAAG ATGTGTTTGTGGTGCTGCAGAAACGTTTGTGCAGTCCTTGCTGGGAAGTAAGAGATTCTTCCCTGGAGTTCCTCACTTCCATGGTTAAGTGCTTGAGAG AGCAGAAGGAGTTCAGGCAGTGTCTCCTGTCCTCAGAGGTGCTGAGGCTCACAGAAAACCTGCTGGAGGACCCAGAGAGCTACGTGCGAGCGAGCGCCGTGACTGCGCTGGGACACCTGGCCCTCATTACTTGCTTTGCTCCAGAGTCACCTGTCATAGGCAATCTATATAACAAAGAG AGCATCGTAGCAAAACTTCAGGAAATCTTGTCAACAGACTCAGAGGGCTTTCCTAGGAGGGCTGTGATCAGCACCTTCACCAAGTGGCTGAGAGAAGGCTGCACAGGTCAGCTGGAAGATACAGAACAGTTTGTCTCTAGAGTCATCCAGACTGTGGAGCATGACTTAGACTGGGAAGTCAGACTTGGTGGTTTGGAGCTGGTTGAAGTTTTCTGTAGTCAGACCATTTGCCAGCTTTCCCAGTGTCCCTATGCTCCTGTCTCCTCTGCACTCAAAAATTCCACCCCTCAGAAcgagctgctgcaggtgttcTGTCGAGCAaagctgtttgggtttttgtttggctCTTTGTGTGACTGTGACAAACCCGTGGGGCAGAGAGCCTGTGATGTGCTGCTTGGCTTGAGAGGTCATTTCTACCCCGTGAGTACTTTGGAGAATCCACAGGAGATTGAAGATTCACCTGCAGGACGTGGCATTGCCTGGTTACAGAGGACACTGAGACAGGGTTCTCTGGCTCAGAATTTCCCCACAGATGGTGGTGTCGGGGTGGATTTCCAAGATCCGGAGAGCATGATGTTAGCTTTGGGTGCAATAGACTTACTGGAGCTGCATGATGAGCTAAATAAAAGCAGTGACCATGTGGAAGAAAGCCCTCAGTCCCTCTTACAGGACATCCTTGCTACTCTGGGGACCACAGAGGATAATGAGGTTGACTGTTACTGA
- the BRAT1 gene encoding BRCA1-associated ATM activator 1 isoform X3 produces the protein MLHHLPALHCLCSTGGMDVIFTLQGDPSLFVASAASQLLVHMLTFSVDSETPKALSTEDCDWPPCAQMIVNHIKESLQSSSTSDIEQSLKLLSSLFGSCFGSCYAAWTEVLWLDIAKHIESFLLEETLQAQPVLASLLLNVARSPVFCGTEGSFWALVTSALEHLTPVQAAPLAVGLLKLCKCPQDVRIQALTVLLQPMDCILRAASQPLECAGLLDESVSDPVTVESLLSSKTSCAGLLCQTLAHLEKLLSLKHLIVDLPSVSLLHSLMTILQLCNGFLSPASPLGSTISRNLINSFRVQKSALDVLAALSEKKDCDTLIGSLFDVLLAYLQSPNTNPTVLKKTFQATSKWLVHLQELSSSRSQWQQTEKILEDVFVVLQKRLCSPCWEVRDSSLEFLTSMVKCLREQKEFRQCLLSSEVLRLTENLLEDPESYVRASAVTALGHLALITCFAPESPVIGNLYNKESIVAKLQEILSTDSEGFPRRAVISTFTKWLREGCTGQLEDTEQFVSRVIQTVEHDLDWEVRLGGLELVEVFCSQTICQLSQCPYAPVSSALKNSTPQNELLQVFCRAKLFGFLFGSLCDCDKPVGQRACDVLLGLRGHFYPVSTLENPQEIEDSPAGRGIAWLQRTLRQGSLAQNFPTDGGVGVDFQDPESMMLALGAIDLLELHDELNKSSDHVEESPQSLLQDILATLGTTEDNEVDCY, from the exons ATGCTCCAccacctgcctgccctgcactgcctctgctccacgg GAGGCATGGATGTGATCTTCACTCTGCAAGGGGATCCCAGCCTGTTTGTGGCTTCAgctgccagccagctcctggTGCACATGCTCACCTTCTCCGTAGACTCTGAAACACCAAAAGCTCTCAGTACCGAGGACTGTGACTGGCCACCATGTGCCCAGATGATTGTAAACCACATAAAAGAGTCACTTCAGTCCAGCTCTACCTCTGACATCGAGCAGTCACTGAAGCTGTTGAGCAGTTTGTTTGGCAGTTGTTTTGGCAGTTGTTATGCTGCATGGACTGAAGTTCTTTGGTTAGACATAGCAAAGCACATAGAATCCTTTCTGCTGGAGGAGACTCTTCAAGCACAGCCCGTGCTGGCAAGTCTTTTGCTTAACGTGGCACG ATCCCCTGTGTTTTGTGGCACTGAAGGCAGCTTTTGGGCATTAGTAACTTCTGCTCTGGAACACTTAACCCCAGTACAAGCAGCTCCTCTGGCAGTGGGACTTTTGAAGCTCTGCAAATG CCCACAAGATGTCAGGATTCAGGCACTGACTGTTCTGCTTCAGCCAATGGACTGTATTTTGAGAGCAGCCTCCCAGCCTCTGGAATGTGCAG GCTTGCTGGATGAGTCTGTCAGTGATCCTGTCACTGTTGAAAGTCTTCTGTCCTCCAAGACATCTTGTGCCGGTCTCCTGTGTCAGACACTCGCTcacctggagaagctgctgtcTCTG AAACATTTAATAGTGGATTTACCCAGTGTGTCTTTGCTGCACTCTCTCATGACAATATTACAACTCTGCAATGGCTTCCTGAGCCCAGCTTCTCCCCTGGGAAGCACAATAAGCCGTAATTTGATCAATTCCTTCAGAGTGCAAAAGTCAGCTCTTGATGTCCTTGCAGCACTCTCAGAGAAAAAAG aCTGTGACACTCTCATAGGAAGTTTATTTGATGTCCTTCTGGCATATCTGCAGAGTCCAAACACCAACCCTACT GTTCTAAAGAAAACCTTTCAAGCTACATCCAAGTGGTTGGTGCACTTGCAGGAACTATCCTCCTCCAGAAGTCAGTGGCAACAAACAGAGAAGATTTTGGAAG ATGTGTTTGTGGTGCTGCAGAAACGTTTGTGCAGTCCTTGCTGGGAAGTAAGAGATTCTTCCCTGGAGTTCCTCACTTCCATGGTTAAGTGCTTGAGAG AGCAGAAGGAGTTCAGGCAGTGTCTCCTGTCCTCAGAGGTGCTGAGGCTCACAGAAAACCTGCTGGAGGACCCAGAGAGCTACGTGCGAGCGAGCGCCGTGACTGCGCTGGGACACCTGGCCCTCATTACTTGCTTTGCTCCAGAGTCACCTGTCATAGGCAATCTATATAACAAAGAG AGCATCGTAGCAAAACTTCAGGAAATCTTGTCAACAGACTCAGAGGGCTTTCCTAGGAGGGCTGTGATCAGCACCTTCACCAAGTGGCTGAGAGAAGGCTGCACAGGTCAGCTGGAAGATACAGAACAGTTTGTCTCTAGAGTCATCCAGACTGTGGAGCATGACTTAGACTGGGAAGTCAGACTTGGTGGTTTGGAGCTGGTTGAAGTTTTCTGTAGTCAGACCATTTGCCAGCTTTCCCAGTGTCCCTATGCTCCTGTCTCCTCTGCACTCAAAAATTCCACCCCTCAGAAcgagctgctgcaggtgttcTGTCGAGCAaagctgtttgggtttttgtttggctCTTTGTGTGACTGTGACAAACCCGTGGGGCAGAGAGCCTGTGATGTGCTGCTTGGCTTGAGAGGTCATTTCTACCCCGTGAGTACTTTGGAGAATCCACAGGAGATTGAAGATTCACCTGCAGGACGTGGCATTGCCTGGTTACAGAGGACACTGAGACAGGGTTCTCTGGCTCAGAATTTCCCCACAGATGGTGGTGTCGGGGTGGATTTCCAAGATCCGGAGAGCATGATGTTAGCTTTGGGTGCAATAGACTTACTGGAGCTGCATGATGAGCTAAATAAAAGCAGTGACCATGTGGAAGAAAGCCCTCAGTCCCTCTTACAGGACATCCTTGCTACTCTGGGGACCACAGAGGATAATGAGGTTGACTGTTACTGA